In the Colwellia sp. 20A7 genome, one interval contains:
- the yajC gene encoding preprotein translocase subunit YajC, with amino-acid sequence MSLFIGTAHAAGAPASTGGGMEMMIMLAVFGLVFFFMIYRPQAKRVKEHKNLMSALSKGDEVLTQGGIVGKITKVSDEKDFIVVSIAEGTEVTVQKGAINAVLPKGTMKSL; translated from the coding sequence ATGAGTTTATTTATAGGTACAGCCCACGCCGCAGGCGCTCCAGCATCAACCGGTGGTGGTATGGAAATGATGATTATGCTAGCGGTATTTGGTTTAGTATTTTTCTTTATGATTTATCGTCCACAAGCTAAACGTGTTAAAGAACATAAAAACTTAATGTCAGCTTTATCAAAAGGTGATGAAGTTTTAACGCAAGGCGGCATCGTTGGTAAAATCACTAAAGTATCTGACGAAAAAGACTTTATCGTTGTAAGCATTGCTGAAGGTACAGAAGTGACAGTACAAAAAGGTGCTATCAACGCAGTACTTCCTAAAGGCACAATGAAATCTTTATAG
- the secD gene encoding protein translocase subunit SecD — protein MLNKYPLWKTLMVALIVALGALYATPNLYGEDPAVQVSGLRGVEANLTTLDTIKGQLTENNIEYASVVLEDGQILTRFRNTEDQLKARDVLDDSLGDEYSVALNLTPATPDWLASIGGTPMKLGLDLSGGVSFLMEVNMQEAINKAKVGMVGDFRGDLLNEKIRYRSVKDEGDVITVKFRKIEDLEQGLSLLKKRYNELLFNSDDDTLTLTAQMTEAKLKEIQEYALQQNITIIRNRVNELGVAEPLVQRQGKKHIVIELPGVQDTAKAKEILNATATIEFRLVDTEGDLSAALNGRIPPSSILLTDKNGQPTLLNKRIMLTGDHITDATSGFDEYSRPQVNISLDSAGGSKMSNGTKSNIGKPMATVFIEYKPTERRDPEGNIIFEKVQEVISVATIQARLGKTFRITGSGSQAEAHNLALLLRAGALIAPITIVEERTVGPTLGAENVQLGFQAILIGFGLVFLFMAIYYRAFGLVANVALLANLVLIVGIMSLIPGATLTLPGMAGIVLTVGMAVDANVLIFERIREEIREGKTIQQAIHQGYEAAFSTIIDANITTLIAALILFAVGTGPVKGFAVTLSIGIITSMFTSVIASRTIVNSIWGGKRLEKLSI, from the coding sequence GTGTTAAATAAATACCCTTTATGGAAAACACTAATGGTAGCGTTAATCGTTGCTTTAGGTGCGCTCTATGCCACACCTAACTTATATGGTGAAGATCCAGCCGTACAAGTTTCAGGTTTACGTGGTGTGGAAGCAAACCTTACCACCCTTGATACAATTAAAGGGCAATTAACTGAAAACAATATTGAATACGCGAGTGTTGTATTAGAAGACGGTCAAATTTTAACACGTTTCAGAAACACTGAAGACCAGTTAAAAGCACGTGATGTACTCGACGATAGTTTAGGAGACGAATACTCAGTCGCCTTAAACTTAACGCCGGCGACACCAGACTGGTTAGCAAGCATTGGTGGAACGCCAATGAAACTAGGTTTAGATTTAAGTGGTGGTGTTAGTTTCTTAATGGAAGTTAACATGCAAGAAGCCATCAACAAAGCCAAAGTAGGTATGGTTGGTGATTTTCGTGGTGACCTACTTAATGAAAAAATTCGCTACCGCAGCGTAAAAGACGAAGGCGATGTGATAACCGTTAAATTCCGTAAAATAGAAGACTTAGAGCAAGGCTTATCTTTACTGAAAAAACGTTATAATGAATTATTATTTAATTCTGACGACGACACATTAACGCTTACCGCACAAATGACTGAAGCTAAACTTAAAGAAATTCAAGAGTATGCGCTTCAACAAAACATTACTATTATTCGTAACCGTGTTAACGAATTAGGTGTTGCTGAGCCATTAGTTCAACGCCAAGGTAAAAAACACATTGTTATTGAATTACCGGGTGTACAAGATACCGCTAAAGCAAAAGAAATTCTTAATGCTACTGCTACCATCGAGTTTCGTTTAGTTGACACTGAAGGTGATTTATCGGCCGCATTAAATGGTCGAATTCCACCGAGTTCAATTTTATTAACAGATAAAAACGGTCAACCAACATTATTGAACAAGCGTATTATGCTTACCGGTGATCATATCACTGACGCTACTTCAGGGTTTGATGAGTATTCTCGTCCACAAGTTAATATTTCACTTGATAGCGCCGGTGGCAGTAAAATGTCTAACGGCACAAAAAGTAATATTGGCAAGCCTATGGCGACAGTCTTTATTGAATATAAGCCAACAGAACGCCGTGATCCTGAAGGCAATATCATTTTTGAAAAAGTTCAAGAAGTGATCTCAGTTGCAACTATTCAAGCGCGTTTAGGTAAAACTTTTCGTATAACTGGCTCTGGCTCACAAGCTGAAGCACATAATCTAGCTTTATTATTACGTGCAGGTGCGTTAATTGCGCCCATTACTATTGTTGAAGAACGTACCGTTGGCCCAACATTGGGTGCTGAAAACGTTCAATTAGGTTTCCAGGCAATTTTAATTGGTTTTGGCTTAGTTTTCCTTTTCATGGCTATCTATTACCGTGCTTTTGGTTTGGTGGCAAACGTTGCATTGCTTGCTAACTTAGTATTAATTGTTGGCATAATGTCATTGATTCCAGGGGCTACATTAACATTGCCGGGTATGGCGGGTATTGTACTAACGGTAGGTATGGCAGTAGATGCTAACGTACTTATATTTGAACGTATTCGTGAAGAAATTCGCGAAGGAAAAACAATTCAACAAGCAATACATCAAGGGTATGAAGCCGCATTTTCAACCATTATTGATGCCAATATAACCACTTTAATTGCCGCATTAATATTATTTGCTGTTGGGACTGGGCCAGTAAAAGGCTTC